Genomic segment of Leishmania major strain Friedlin complete genome, chromosome 20:
TCACAGAACCGCCGCCGGGCCAGCAGGTGGATGAAGTGTACGAGTCCAAGATGATGCACTACGACGGCTTTGACAGCAGCGTGCAGGGaacgcagcggcgagcgcgaCACCTGGTAAACATCACCGTTGCCCCCCAGGCGCTAGGTGAGGTTGCGACGCAGGGGCTGAACGCCGCCttgacgctgcagcacctgcagcggcacgcggATGCGATCCTACTCCTGCGCAACGACGACGCGATGGCACCTGGAGAGCCGAGCGGGAGCAGCGCGTGCTCCGGCGCGTCACTGCTAACACGGTGCGTCACCTTCAAGGAGGCGAATGAGATCCTCGTAGCGCTGTTGCTACCGGTGCTGGGCTACGGCCAGCAACCCAGCTGTATCGCAAATCTTCTGATCCAGTGCATCCCTCCGACGTACAAGCAAACCACAGGCGGCAACAAGATACTGACGCTCCTTgccgcgccacagcgcagCTACGCCACCATGCGGCAGTGCGTTCATCGAGCGATGTTCTTCACCATCAAAGGCGGCAGGACCTTTATGCCCGGCTATGTGCCGACGGTCCCTATAGACGAGATGCTGAGTTGCACCGCTCTCCGCATTCatgagggcggcggcgatcaCGTTCGGCGTGGTAGCGACAGAAGTAGCACGAGAAACGTGCGCGGGAACGGGGATGATGGGGACGCGCAGTATCGCCTCTTCGATCACAACACAAAGAAACTCGGCAGCCGTCGTCTGGGGTCTgacagcggcggtgaggcTCGTGCAGGTatcgccgccacagcagcgtcCAGCCTTGCGTcacggcggcgtcagcgATCCACGCTACTCTCggccccctctcctccatcgccacCGAGCGCGCGAAcgcgaggcggcgaagggcgGTTTGGGAGTTGCGAGCATgacgagagcagcagcgccacctggAATCGCGAAGACCTCGAGAAGCTCAACCAGCGCGTGTACCTCGAGTGCGTCACAACGATTTCACCAGCGCTGTACCTGCACTACCTACAACTGCGTCGTGCACCGGTAACGAGGATGTTCGAGGCGCTCGATGGAGTACTGGTGCTGAACCAGGCCGCTGAGCTGAACaggcgcgtgctgctcccGCTTCTCCGGTCGGCTGCACTGAAGGTGTCGTGTGGAGCCTTCATGTCCGCCTACGAAGACGTTGGCGTGAAGTCGGAACACGTGCGGCGGGCGTACCGCGAAGTCGCCGAGGTGTTGGCAACAGCGGAGGAGCTCTAACCGCTCACTCAGCCGCAAGTCCGCAGCGAGAACGCCGATGTCTTCGCCTTcccggtgtgtgtgtgcgggtgggtgCTGTAAGTGATGCGCCTTGTGAGGCGAACGCGGGTCTCTCTTTTTcatcccccttccccctgcCCCTGCTGCTCCCGTTAGTGGCGTTGGTGCCTTTGGCGGTGCCTTCCCtctgttttgttgttgttgggggggggagtggagTGAtgggagaagggaaggggatgGGTTGTGTTGTGCTCGGCaggtgcggtggtggcccGCAGCTTGTCCCGCACGCGCTCTCCGCTTCCCTTCCCGCTGTGGTAGTCGTTGGAAGGCACATTCTCGCCACCGCCTTTCTGGCGTGTTCCGTATCGCTTGCACCTTCCCGGTATCGCACACGCagcgacgcacgcacgaacCTCGGCGATTGCATCGAGCCCTTTTCGACGTTCTCTCGACGAGCGCAGGTTCGCGTTTCAACGTTGCCGCTCCGCCCCGCGCACGCCATAGAATGCGGTGATGGTTGGTGCCCCGCATGCCTTTACATGAGCCGCAGCGCTTCTGCTGTGCTGCCCACACCTGCCCGACTTTCCGTTGCGCCCGCtacctccctcctcccgaCCTCTCGCATCCTGCGTCGCGTTAgcacgcagcacacacatCACACCCACCTCACAAGGAATATTCCCGTATATTACCTGAGGCTCGGACACGGTGGCACCTTCTCCAGAAGGAGCCGTGGACCACTTTGTGAGCTCAACTCGGTCACGGCCGAACACAGAAACGCAAAGGAATCAGGCTCTCGGGTGCAGGCGCGTCGTCGGCCATGCAGCGATGGCCGTGCAGACGGTGTTGTCGCGCGGCAACGTTGGGATCGCGCACCtttgtgcttgtgcgccgTCGTGCGCCGAGCGCCTTCATCACCACGGCGTCCCACGCGTcctccggcgcagcgccgccgtggacAGTCGCGCATCAGCGCGTTTGTATTATCATTCCGCCGGTGGAAAAGCTGACGACACCACCGAGTCCGCGGCTGTCGCGCCGCTACGTCGACTCGCAGACTCTGGACGACAGTAGAACGCAGCAGGCGGATGCACAGGAGCCTGATCATTTTCGGTTTGCCATCAAGAACAGCGAGAGGGGACTGCTCGACCACGGCGTCACCCCCGACGCAATCGCCTTCATTGCtgaggccgaggaggagtACCGGGCAAGCTCGTCCTACCTGCACGACCGACCCGGTGGCGCTGGCATGCCTGAGTCGGAGACGCACGTGGATGAAGTGACGGGTCAGCAGACTACCACAACCCGGATTGCAGCGCCGTTCGGGGAGACCTACGTACCCTCCAATCGAGAGCGGTttgcggagcggcagcgcgtgggCGAGCTGAGTCGGCAGCTCAACCTCGTCGACAAGCCATTTATGCTGGACGAGCATGCGCAGCTGAACCTGCGAAAGGAGCGTCAGCTGTGCGAGCTGCTAGCCTCTCCCATGCCCCAGCTTGCGAAAGCggacgaggtggcgcacTTTCTGCTTAATGGCGTCTACGCACAGAACCTGGCACTGCAGCCACGGTCGTGTGAGTCGGTAATGTTGCTCTACTCTCACGCGAGTTTTCTCCGTCGGCTGGAGGGGCCAACGAAGCAGCTGACgggccgcgcgcacgacgcaGCCCGACTGGCAGCCCCGTCTAGCGGGGCAGACACCCGTGCAGTGCCGCGGACGCCGCAGGATGTCCCGTTTCTGGATGACATGCGGCGCCTGTACACCCATCAGAAGCGCTGCTTTATCAGTCCGACACCCCTTTCACTGGAGCACTTCATGACAACACTCAGCGTCATTACGGCACCGAGCACGACCGCCTTCCATCTCGCCAACCGACTTCTCCTCGATGCGGACAAGTTTGTTCTACTGCCGACGCGCACGACTTACACCGCATACTTTACCGTATGCCACGTGAACAACGCGATGCAGTTCGCGATGGCGCGTTACACGGACGCCGtgcaagcgctgcagcttccCGTCGACGCGCCAatgctgacggcgctgctgaagggCTTGAACGAGAGCGGCTACGTGGAGGAAGCGGtttcgctgctgtcgcgaATAGGGCACGTGGCGGTgtccacgccgctgctgaatGCGTCGCT
This window contains:
- a CDS encoding putative zeta tubulin, with amino-acid sequence MAIVVVLIGQCGNQLGDELFTQLALCTSSAASSAGDKPPARVADPSPFFARDGKARCILVDTEPKVVLGVQQRHPDFIRAENVIYGQSGRGNNWGLGYYGVKTEQSKRTERNAAVQRAFRNIARDQRDEDDNVLAKALQAIHRETRRTSDAEDGSGGFESILVLHSLVGGTGSGLASKLTARLRLYFTEPPPGQQVDEVYESKMMHYDGFDSSVQGTQRRARHLVNITVAPQALGEVATQGLNAALTLQHLQRHADAILLLRNDDAMAPGEPSGSSACSGASLLTRCVTFKEANEILVALLLPVLGYGQQPSCIANLLIQCIPPTYKQTTGGNKILTLLAAPQRSYATMRQCVHRAMFFTIKGGRTFMPGYVPTVPIDEMLSCTALRIHEGGGDHVRRGSDRSSTRNVRGNGDDGDAQYRLFDHNTKKLGSRRLGSDSGGEARAGIAATAASSLASRRRQRSTLLSAPSPPSPPSARTRGGEGRFGSCEHDESSSATWNREDLEKLNQRVYLECVTTISPALYLHYLQLRRAPVTRMFEALDGVLVLNQAAELNRRVLLPLLRSAALKVSCGAFMSAYEDVGVKSEHVRRAYREVAEVLATAEEL